A window of the Halichoerus grypus chromosome 2, mHalGry1.hap1.1, whole genome shotgun sequence genome harbors these coding sequences:
- the PCBD2 gene encoding pterin-4-alpha-carbinolamine dehydratase 2 isoform X4 translates to MMYQAFGFMSRVALQAEKMNHHPEWFNVYNKVQITLTSHDCGGLTKRDVKLAKFIEKAAASV, encoded by the exons GCATTTGGCTTTATGTCCCGAGTCGCCCTGCAAGCAGAGAAGATGAATCATCACCCGGAATGGTTCAATGTGTACAACAAG GTGCAGATAACCCTAACGTCACACGACTGTGGTGGACTGACCAAGAGAGATGTGAAACTGGCCAAGTTTATTGAAAAAGCAGCTGCTTCTGTGTGA